In the Topomyia yanbarensis strain Yona2022 chromosome 3, ASM3024719v1, whole genome shotgun sequence genome, one interval contains:
- the LOC131687705 gene encoding uncharacterized protein LOC131687705: MSTEERLATVSKQRLCRNCLRKHPGETCKSGNCRKCGLLHHTLLHNALEPPNFQQTPSTLYTAHASGNPAAQSLISALDLATNIDASNVLLATVAINVLDKHGRPHACRAVLDCASQVSFISESFSNELGLDLVEADMDLEGISSTPAHADKCVQIIIASRCSDYRTTVPCMLLERITKTLPVKQANIDGWPIPSSINLADPLFHRPGKINVLLGIELCFQLLEPGQITLSTDDSFPTLQNTKLGWVVAGRYRDTGVLRQSKISTCFLTSTDESLCQQLRRFWELEEYVETSSHFSEEEKLCEEYFLKHTVRDASGKFTVRLPFLHPPSQLGDSRQMAEKRLSHIERKLHRNPQLKHEYHAFLREYLELRHMTLAEYPAPKGSVYLPHHCVVKEASSTTKCRVVFDASAKTTSTKSLNDVLMAGPVLQDSLVNILLRFRLPAFVVTGDIKQMYREVEIHEADRDFQRIPWRWSSDEPVSEYRRNTVTYGTKSASYLATKCVQRLLESHRQQHPTAVEKAEKGTYVDDVLTGADSEEEAILLRQQLSTIFATGRFYLRKWASNSAAVLDGVPAADLEMQTSIEINDTHTIKALGIHWQPCSDQFQFSNIPNKIFQPTKRTMLSQIASIFDPLGLLAPIVVKAKMVMQQLWELKVAWDETPPGELVQHWLVFVQSLSDLNSLQVPRRVIGTQGTSRYYLHGYSDASERAMGACVYIRAIDDDGNTSSHLLCAKSRTAPIGNGRTTLPRLELCAAVILSRLMVNVKTALALSFHEMRAYSDSTVALAWIAGGASRWKTFIANRVAEITTHLPAINWQHVDTHHNPADLISRGVSPDKIIKNSLWWHGPTWCGSNDDGDNLPIVGLNAAQQRQVDREQRISATVYLAVYENNFLDEMLNRYYRNMQLLLRITARIMRFRHRANRVESRLTPLEIDNAMQIFVRHVQNQHYGKEINQLDKNRDVNCTSSLCQLKPFLDENHLLRVGGRLQLSDLSYDTKHPILLPHNSVLTALVLHHEHHAQLHCGPQSPLAAVRRRFWITRGTSAARNICRACVECVRAKPVPVHQLMGQLPEDRLKPLPPFSITGIDYAGPVNIIGRRTRGAAASKGYIALFVCFSTRAVHLEAVTDLSTTAFIAAFTRFSSRYGLPNKIYSDNATNLRGAARKFRELYQQINTTESDDEVVDFFTNKGIQWMFIPARSPHHGGLWEAGIKVAKGFLCKLGGDARFTFEELSTVLAQVAACMNSRPITPLSNDPNEPQPLTPAHFLIGRLLNSVPEINQLEHEIGSLNRWQYVQRVSQEFRSRWQSEYVLSLQRMTKWKRAAGNLSVGDFVLLVTDNEKPKQWPMGRIVDVFPGPDGHVRVVEIKTTNGTTRRDVRRVRRIPLEDDEYVPGRNGVEIPRRNLVGGLCRGLI, from the coding sequence ATGAGCACCGAGGAAAGATTAGCTACTGTCAGCAAACAAAGGTTATGTCGCAATTGTTTGAGGAAGCACCCCGGTGAAACGTGCAAATCTGGAAACTGCAGAAAATGTGGTTTACTCCACCATACCCTGCTGCACAACGCTCTTGAGCcaccaaattttcaacaaactcCGTCAACATTGTACACTGCTCATGCTAGTGGTAATCCGGCCGCCCAATCGCTGATTTCGGCCCTTGATTTAGCCACTAATATTGACGCCTCCAATGTTCTGCTTGCCACTGTTGCCATCAACGTTTTGGACAAACACGGACGACCACACGCCTGTCGCGCTGTTTTGGATTGCGCGTCCCAAGTTAGCTTCATCAGCGAGAGCTTTTCTAACGAACTCGGCCTGGATCTGGTGGAAGCAGACATGGACTTAGAAGGAATATCATCCACTCCTGCACACGCAGACAAATGCGTGCAAATTATCATTGCATCCCGATGCTCGGACTATCGCACTACCGTTCCATGTATGTTGCTAGAAAGGATTACTAAAACACTACCTGTAAAGCAAGCTAATATCGACGGTTGGCCAATTCCTTCCTCCATCAACCTTGCTGATCCTCTGTTTCATCGCCCTGGTAAGATCAACGTCCTGCTCGGCATTGAACTGTGCTTTCAGTTGCTCGAACCTGGCCAAATTACCCTCAGCACCGATGATAGCTTCCCCACTTTGCAAAACACCAAATTGGGATGGGTGGTTGCTGGTCGTTATCGAGATACCGGCGTTTTACGGCAGAGTAAAATTTCAACGTGTTTTTTGACGTCAACTGATGAAAGCCTTTGCCAGCAATTGCGACGCTTTTGGGAGCTTGAAGAGTACGTTGAAACTTCATCTCATTTCAGTGAGGAGGAAAAACTGTGCGAAGaatattttctcaaacataCCGTTCGGGATGCCAGCGGGAAATTTACAGTTCGGCTACCATTTCTTCACCCCCCGAGTCAACTTGGCGACTCGAGGCAAATGGCTGAGAAACGTTTGAGCCACATCGAGCGAAAATTACATCGAAACCCTCAACTCAAGCACGAATATCATGCTTTTCTTCGGGAGTACCTCGAACTCAGGCATATGACGCTTGCTGAGTACCCAGCACCCAAAGGTAGCGTATATCTCCCCCATCATTGTGTAGTCAAAGAagccagttctactacaaaatgTCGCGTCGTCTTTGACGCCTCAGCGAAGACGACCAGCACTAAATCACTTAATGACGTGCTTATGGCCGGGCCCGTTCTACAAGACTCGTTGGTCAACATTCTTCTTCGGTTTCGTTTGCCGGCATTTGTGGTCACCGGTGATATAAAACAAATGTATCGTGAGGTTGAAATCCACGAAGCGGATCGTGATTTTCAACGGATCCCTTGGCGATGGTCGAGCGACGAGCCGGTAAGCGAGTATCGGCGGAATACTGTCACATACGGAACCAAAAGTGCATCGTATTTGGCGACAAAATGTGTACAGCGACTGTTGGAATCGCACAGACAACAGCATCCGACGGCGGTTGAGAAAGCAGAAAAGGGAACCTACGTAGACGATGTTCTGACTGGCGCTGATTCCGAAGAAGAAGCCATCCTACTACGACAGCAGTTATCAACGATTTTTGCCACCGGTAGATTCTACTTGCGGAAGTGGGCATCAAACAGCGCAGCAGTCCTAGACGGTGTTCCAGCCGCCGATCTCGAAATGCAAACATCGATTGAAATCAACGATACACACACTATCAAGGCCCTCGGCATCCACTGGCAACCGTGCAGCGACCAGTTCCAGTTTTCAAACATACCGAACAAGATCTTTCAGCCCACTAAGCGGACCATGCTTTCTCAAATCGCCAGTATTTTCGACCCGCTTGGACTATTGGCCCCGATCGTCGTGAAAGCAAAGATGGTCATGCAACAATTGTGGGAGTTGAAGGTGGCCTGGGATGAAACTCCCCCCGGTGAGTTAGTTCAACATTGGTTAGTGTTTGTGCAAAGCCTTTCCGATCTCAATTCATTGCAGGTACCACGTCGAGTAATCGGCACGCAGGGAACGTCGCGATATTACCTGCACGGCTACAGTGATGCATCCGAGCGAGCCATGGGAGCGTGCGTCTACATCCGAGCCATTGACGACGACGGTAACACATCATCGCATCTTTTGTGTGCGAAATCTCGGACTGCACCGATCGGCAATGGACGAACAACGCTGCCCCGTCTGGAGTTATGTGCAGCTGTCATCCTCTCCCGACTGATGGTGAACGTGAAGACCGCACTCGCATTGTCCTTTCACGAAATGCGAGCTTATTCGGATTCAACGGTGGCACTGGCATGGATTGCTGGTGGTGCTTCAAGGTGGAAGACTTTCATTGCCAATCGAGTGGCAGAAATAACCACCCATCTTCCTGCAATCAACTGGCAACATGTGGACACGCACCATAACCCAGCCGACCTGATTTCAAGAGGAGTTTCGCCAGACAAAATAATTAAGAATTCGCTTTGGTGGCATGGCCCGACCTGGTGCGGCTCTAATGATGATGGGGACAACCTGCCCATTGTTGGGCTTAATGCTGCTCAGCAACGACAGGTAGATAGGGAGCAACGCATTTCAGCAACCGTGTATCTAGCTGTTTATGAGAACAACTTTCTCGACGAGATGCTGAACAGGTACTACCGGAATATGCAGCTTCTTTTGCGCATCACCGCTCGTATAATGCGCTTTCGCCACCGAGCCAATAGAGTGGAATCCCGTTTAACACCGCTCGAAATTGACAACGCAATGCAAATCTTCGTGAGGCACGTTCAGAATCAACACTATGGTAAGGAGATCAACCAACTTGATAAGAATCGTGACGTCAATTGCACCAGCTCTCTTTGCCAACTTAAACCGTTCTTGGATGAAAATCATCTGCTCAGGGTGGGCGGCAGACTGCAACTATCAGATCTCAGCTACGATACGAAACATCCGATCTTGTTGCCTCACAATTCAGTTCTCACCGCACTTGTTCTTCACCACGAGCACCATGCGCAACTTCATTGTGGTCCACAATCGCCTTTGGCAGCAGTACGCAGACGTTTTTGGATCACTCGTGGGACGAGTGCAGCCCGGAATATCTGTCGAGCATGCGTTGAATGCGTTCGAGCGAAGCCTGTACCAGTTCATCAGCTCATGGGACAACTTCCAGAGGACCGCTTGAAACCACTACCACCCTTTTCCATCACCGGCATTGACTACGCTGGGCCCGTCAACATCATCGGTCGTCGAACCCGTGGTGCTGCGGCCTCTAAGGGCTACATCGCACTGTTCGTATGCTTTTCAACACGAGCCGTACATTTAGAAGCAGTTACCGACCTCAGCACGACTGCCTTCATCGCCGCTTTCACTCGCTTTAGCAGTCGGTACGGATTACCAAACAAAATCTATTCGGACAACGCTACTAACCTTCGGGGAGCGGCAAGGAAGTTTCGTGAACTATATCAACAGATCAACACAACAGAGAGTGACGACGAGGTTGTTGATTTTTTCACCAACAAAGGCATCCAGTGGATGTTCATTCCTGCCCGGTCGCCTCACCACGGAGGACTGTGGGAAGCTGGCATCAAGGTTGCGAAGGGCTTCCTGTGTAAGCTCGGAGGTGACGCTCGTTTCACGTTCGAGGAGCTGAGTACCGTTCTCGCACAAGTAGCAGCCTGCATGAACTCTCGTCCGATCACTCCACTCTCCAATGATCCCAACGAGCCACAACCTCTCACGCCGGCGCACTTTCTCATCGGGCGCCTACTAAACAGTGTTCCTGAGATAAACCAGTTGGAGCATGAGATTGGATCCCTAAATAGGTGGCAGTATGTTCAACGAGTCAGCCAAGAATTCAGATCTCGGTGGCAGTCCGAGTACGTACTATCTCTTCAGCGCATGACGAAATGGAAGCGAGCGGCAGGGAATCTTTCAGTGGGTGATTTTGTCCTTTTAGTCACCGACAACGAAAAACCCAAGCAATGGCCAATGGGTCGAATCGTGGATGTGTTCCCAGGGCCCGACGGACACGTTAGGGTGGTTGAAATTAAGACGACAAACGGTACTACCCGGCGGGATGTGAGAAGAGTCCGGCGCATCCCTTTGGAGGACGACGAGTACGTGCCCGGACGAAATGGCGTGGAAATTCCTCGACGTAATTTGGTGGGCGGCTTATGTCGTGGCCTGATTTAA